Below is a window of Defluviimonas sp. SAOS-178_SWC DNA.
CGAAGGCCCTTGAACGCTTCAACCCGTCCGGCCGTGTCGGTGGCGCTTAGAACAGACTGCAGAGCCTGCGCAACCAGGACGGCATCGGCACCGGTCAGATCCAGGTCTTCGCGGATCCGCCGCAGCGCCTCCTCGTAAGCAGTGGCGCCACCGGCGTCCCGCGTGACGGCATCCAGCGATCCGAACTGCGCGCCGACACCGGAGGCGACATCCGCGATCTGGCGCTCCGCTGCGTTCCGCTTCAGCCGCTCCTGAATGTCGAGTGCACGTTGTGCCTCGTTTGCGAGCGATCCATATTCATCTTTGAGATCGGCTGTCCCCTTCAGGGCGAGATCAGCAGCAGAGGCGTAGTCCTTGACGGCAGACGACAGGTTCTTGACCTTGTCCTCGAGCGTCTCCGCCTTGTCGGCCGCCTCCTCTGACCCCATCGCCATGTTGAAGAAGACGGCCGCCAAAGGCAGGCCGATCGCCGCCACCACGCCCATCAGCGGCCCGAGCGTCCCGAGCGTGCCACCGAGGGCACCGAGGCCGCCGAGAAGCTGCGGCGCTTGCTGCGACATCGCCCGCATGACCGTCGTGCCGCCTGCGATCTGAACGGCCAGGTCACCGAACTGGTTCGCGGTGTTCTGGATGACGAAGCGTTGCGCGCCCGTGACATTGCCAAGACGCGCAAGGCCTGTGGCGCTCTGCGTGAGGCCATCCGTTACCTTCTTGTTCGCCTTCTGGAACTCTGTCTCGATCTTCCGCCCGGCCGCGGCCGCACGCGCCTCCGCCTTCGCGAGCGCGCGCTCCATCTTGACGATGCGCGCGTCCAGAGCAAAGACGAGTGCCGCTTCGTCAGCCATCTTTGCCGAACCCCTCGATTTCCAATTCTGCCAAGCGCTCGTCGGTTATGTCGCTGCCGGACGGTGCCCGCTTCTTTCCGCCGTGGAACTCCGAAAGCCCGTCCATGCAGGCGGCGAACTCCCACAGGCTCATTCGGTCGACATCTCTCGGGGTGAACCCGGCAATGGCTCCTCCTGCGTAGAACTTGCTGAACTGCCACTTTCCGGGGGGCTCAGCTCCCCCGTCGGCTCCCCCACCGGGTCGTCCTCGACGCCCATGATCGCCGCCGCGAGGACCAAGGTCGCCGTCACCAAGAACCTCGCCACAGGATGCGAGTCGGAAAGTTCGGAGAGGAGCTTCCTTGCCTCACCGGGCGGCATTCCACCGCCGATCAAACCGTGGCGAAGAACCGCGAACGGCCAGTCGACCCGCCAATGATCGCCGCGCAGACCGTTCAACACCTGCATGGGTCCGGCGTCGCAGGCATCCTGCACGGCCCTCAGTTCGCCAAGACCGAGGGCGAAGACATGCGCACCCCCGATCCAGTTCAGCTCGACGCGATGGCTCATGGCGATCAAGCCTTGTCGGTCGTGGTCGGCGTTCCGTCGAATTCGATACGAACGGTCGCGGTGACCTTCTGGCCCTTGGTGCGGGTGTTGTTGAGCTGCGTCAGGAGCGCGGGACCAGCTTCATACTCGACATCACCGCTGGCGGCGTTCGCATGCTGCACACGGATGTTGACGGTGGCGCTCGACCGGAACCACTGCAAAAGCGTCTCGTGGCTCTGCTGCGCCCAGACCGCCTCGCCCTCGATCGTGTATTCGGTACTGCGCACCTGCTTTTCAACCGAATAGGGCAGGCTTTCATCGTCGCAGTCCGCGGGCACCTCGACGCGGTCGACCTGCGCCTCGCGATTGTAGCTGAAGCCCATGATGCCACAGAGCTTGGCATAGGTGCCTCCGCCCGGGGTCGTCTCGACCTCGAGGACGAGCTGCTCATACTTTGCCGTTACGGGCGCTGCCATGTCGTTTCTCCATGCCGGAACGGCCGCCAGGGCGGACGCGTTCGTTACCTTTCAGGGATGGGCGCTCAGGCCCGGTTCTGGCCGTCCCCGGCCGTCTTCTTCCGCTGCGGCGGAACCTCTGTCGCCGCGCCGGCCGCTACGGCCGCCGCGATGAAGTCGCGCGGGAAGCTCTGCGGCTCCGCCTTTGCCTTCGCTCCGAAACCAAGGCCCCTCGGTCGCGACCAGTGAAACTCGCGCGTGAAGATTGCCTTCGCCATCATCCGCCCCAGATCCGGCGCGCGGCCTTCACGGCTGTCGCGTTGATCCGGCGCGTCGTCGTGCGCTTCTTTGCCCGAACCGCCGGGAAGAAGAATGGCTGGGCCGTGGCTCCCGGATGCCAGCCGCCCTGGTCCTGACGCTTGCCCCGCTCTACCGACGCATTCAGGGCCAGCGCGTGCGCCCGGGTGCCGAATTCGACGAATCGCGCATAGAAGACCTCGTCGCTGCCTGCGAAGATCGTGATACGCATATCGATGTTTGTCGGGCCGTCACCGTACATCTGCTGCACAACTATCGCCCCCGATGGTGCATCGCCCCATGTCCATCCGATACTAGCGGCCAACTTCCCCGACTTGCCTCGCGGTGCAAGGCGGCGCATCAGTGCGACATAGTCTTCCGCCGCACGTTCCATCTCGTCGCGCACCGCCTGCCTGATTTCTTTCGGCAGCGCCCGGAAGCGGGCCCGGAGCCGATCCATTCCCTCGACGGCCATCAGCCCTCCTCGACGATCGCCTCGACGATCACGATGCCGTGCGTCGTGATGCCGTCCGGATCATCAAGAACCCTGACTTGGACGACCTCGATCGACACGAGGGCGCCGGGATCGATTGAGCCGGCATACCTGTGGAGCGCCTTCTTGGCGGCGTCCGCGATCGCCTTCGCCTCGCGCTTGCCATCCTGTGCCTCGGACCAGCAGTCGATCTGCATGGTCTCGACGCGGCCGTCGACGCATTCGGCATCGTCCGGCACATAGTCCGAAGGACCGATGCTCACATAAGGTGCGGCGACAGTTGCCGGCGGCCGGTCATAGACCTTCTGCCCGATGATCGCGGACACGCCCGCATCAGCCTTCAGCCGCGCGACGATCATCGCCTGCAGCGCGTTCGATTCGCTCATACCGCCACCCCGCTCTGGCAGGTCAGCTCCAGGTAATGCCGGTCATCGGTCGGAACGATCGAACGGATGTTATAGACGACGGAAGTCCGGATATCGCGCATGCGCCACTCCGGCGTGATCTCGCGCGAGGCCGCGCTGGCCCGGATCTTGGCAACGATCGTCTGCTGACCCGCCAGACGCGCCTGCAGGACGGTCTCCCCGCCGCGAAGAAATCGGAATTCCGCGCGGACGCATAGCCGCTCGACCCAGCCAAGGATCGTGCCACCCTGACCGTTGTCGGTCGATGTCGGTGCATCGAATGCGATCGCCTCGATCAGGACGGGCGCCGGCATCAGATGATCGCCCGGCGATAGGGCGCGATCAGCGCGGTAACCGCAGGTGGAAGCACATCACCACCACTAGGATTCTCGTAAAGATGCGCCGCCAGGATCATGATCGCCGCCTTAATCGGCTCGGGACATCCGTTGCCGGCAACCCATTCGATCGTGACGGCACCCAGCCTGTCGTCCGTATCCGGCCAGCCGTCGACCGGATCGATCACAGCCTCGAAGCGGCTGACGTCGACCTTGTAGGCGGAGGAAGGCATCACGATCTGCGTCGGCGTAGTGTCCCAATACTTGATCGACGTCACCGACACGACGGGGCCGAGCGGGATCGCGATGCAACCGGTCGGAAATGCATCCAGCGTTAGCGTCCAACTTTGCGGCATCAGCGCCCGGCCCAGAATGCCAGACCAGCCATCGAACCTGCCGATCGCGGCCTTCAGGAGCTGGTCGATCAGATAGTCATCGTCCGGGAAGCCGATCCGCAGGTTGTCCTTGACCGTCTTCACGTCGACCGGCAGCGCGGTCGGCGGCGTGACAAGCGTCATGTTGTGCATGGAACCCCCCGGACGATGCGCTGTCACTCAGCGTCGTCTTCGGACCCGGCAAGTTCTGCCGCCGATGCCTTTTTGTAGCCGTAGGCGGTCGGGTCGAGCCCGAGACGGATACAATCCGCGCGGGTGAAGGTCTGCTTGCCGGACGTGGTGACCACGCCGACACCTTGGGCTTTGGCTTTGGGTTTTTCGTCGCTCATTCGTCTCTCCTGTGAAGAGCCGCCGGCAGAACTCTGCCGGCGACGTGGTGGTCAATCGGATCAGGCGTTCTTCAGAACCTTGATCGCTTCGGGGTTCACCACCGCACCGCCGACCCGCTTCGTCGTGTAGAAGTGGACATAGGGCTTGTTGGTGAACGGGTCGCGGAGCACGCGGACACCCGTGCGATCGACGATCAGGTAGCCGCGCTCGAAGTCGCCGAAGGCGAGCGGGATCGCGCCGGTGCCGATATTCGGCATGCCGGGCATCTCTGTCACCGGATGGCCCGCCAGTTGCGCCGGCTGGCCTTCCTGCATCGAGGGCTGCCACATGAACTGACCGTTGAGGTCCACGAGCTTGCGCAACTCACCGATGGTCGTCCGGTTCGCAACGAACCGCGCCCCCATCGAGAAGGATTCCGGCAGCGCGTAGACCAGATCGTAGACCTCGGTCGCAGCGATGTCCGCCACGGCGGCGGCCGGCACGATCTGGATTGCGCCGAGCGGGTTCGCCGCCGCATTCGCCGCGCCAGTGACGTAGGTCAGGAACCCGTTCGGACGGTTGACGCCGGTCCCGGACACGAAGGTCAGTCCTTCCTGGTATGCGAACTCGGTCTCGACCTCACCGGCAAGCCATGCCTCCAGGTCGATCTCGCTGTCGTCCAGCATGCCCTGCGTCGCCGCCGGGTTGGCATAAAGCTCACCAGGGCGGATCGTCATCGCGCCGAAGGTCGGCGTGTTGGTCTGCGTCCGGGCCGCCGTCTCGCTCACCCAGCCGGAAGCCGCGCCGCGCAGGTTGAACAGCTTCACGAACGCCTGTTGCGAGGTGACCTGCACCTTGGCGATCTGCCGCATCGGCGACACTTCCACCAGCTTGTCGGTGATCGTGCGATCCCACTCCACCGGCGCGAGGTAGCCGCCTTCGGAATCCGCACCCTTGTTCAGGCTCGCCTGGACGTCGCCCTTGCGGACATGGGCACGGAAGGCAGCGGTGTACTCCTTGTCCTTGACCCGGTCGTCCTGACCGGCGCCCATTGCGGCGGCCGTGATCTTGACGTTGATCTTGTCGATCTCGGCCTGGGTTTCGGAAAGGCTGGCATTCAGCTTTTCCAGCTTCTCGGTCGTCACGACGTCGTCGAACTTCGCCAGGACCTCCTTGTTTTTCGCCTCGATCGTCTCCTTGAACGTCGAGAAGTCGCCGTTGACCTTTTCGATCAGGGCCTTGATGTCGCCGGTCGCGTCCGCGCGCACAGCGACGATCCCGCGGAGCGGGTTCATCTGCTTCGTCATCGCTTTCTCCTTCAGAAAGACAGGGTTTGCGTGAGCTGCTGAAGCGCAGCGCGGAGGTCATCGTCGTCAGCTACGGCTTGACGCTGGAGGGCGGCCGCGACGGCCTCCTCCCCCACCAGATCACCAATGAGGCTACGGCTCTCATTGCGCGACATTCCCGCCCGGCGCATGGCGAACTCGGCCTTCAGCGCGGGCTTCATCTCGGCAAGGGCTTTCGCCTTCGCCGGATCCTTCTTCGTGGCGTCGGATGCAAGGAACCCATCCGCCAACCCGTTCTCGACTGCCTGTTCGCCGTTGAACCAGGTCTCGTCATCCATCCAGCGCGCCGCAGCCTTCTTGGTGACGCCGGCCCGGTCGGAATAGACGGTGGCCATCGCGTCGTCGAAGGGCTCCATCGTCTTCGCGGCCTCGGTCAGGTCATGCCGGTTGCCGATCGCGACAACCCAGGCATTGTGGACCATAAGGAAGCCGGCCTTGCCGATCATGATCTCGTCGCCTGCCATCGCCACGACCGAGGCCGCGCTGGCGGCAATCCCCAGGACGCGCACCGTAACCTTCGCCTTGTGTTCGCGCAGGAGGTTGTAGATTGCCACCCCCTCGAAGAAGTCGCCCCCTGGCGAGTTGATGTCGACGAACACATCGGTGCCTTCGCCGATCGAGCGCAGGGCCGCGGCGACACGCTTGGAGGTCACGCCGCCGCCGGTCCAGAAGTCCTCTCCGATCACGTCAAGGATCGAGATGGTGTTGTCTGGCGTCTGTTGTGCGGCGATCCCACCGTTCCAGCGGTCGATCGCCGACGAATCCGGCATGAAGGCACAGGTTTGCGGCAGCTTGCGGGGCGAAAGCTCTGGCAGGTTACGCTGGCTCATTGCCGGCTCCTTTCTGGGCTATTGCATTCGGCGCGATGTCGCGCTTCGGAAGGTCTGAGATATCGCGGACCTCGTCGTAATCCATCCACGGCTGGTGTCCGCCGGACCCGAGCGCCTTGGCGAAGAACTCGGCCTGGTCCGTCATCGAGCCGCGCAGAAGCGCGCCCGCGTTGAACTTGATGTCGTAACGCCCCTGCTCGGCCTCGGTCAGACAGGACCGCTTGATCGCCTGCTCCCACGCGGTGAACCACGGGTTGAGCGCATAGCGCACGAAGAGCTGGCCGAGGACGTCGATGCCCGACCCCCAGGACGTGTCGTCCATCCCCAGGAGCGGGCGCGGCACGCCAAAGATCCTGCCGATCTCTTCGACCTGCATGGTGCGGTTCTCGATCTGCTGCGCATCCTTCGCCGTTCCGGTCATCGCCGCGGCCGTCATGCCTTCTTCAAGGACCATCCACGACCCGGCATTGTCCGTGCCCTGGTAGCGCTGACGGATGCTTTCCCGAAGGTTTTCCAGCGACTCGGCGCCGAGCTGGTTCGGGTGGGTGATGACGCCGCCAAGCTGCATCCCGTTCTTGTGGAACTTGACCTGGCTCGTCTCCAGCATCCGGGCCAGCGTGATCGCCTCGGCCGCCTGCCTGACCCGCGACACACCGCGCAGCGCATCCTCGGAATCGTCGTAGACATGCAGAAGGTCTTCATGCGCAATCCGAAGCTGCGTTCCATCCGGTCGCGTGTAGGTATGCGTCACAGACCAGTCCGGGTTCTGCCGCGTCTCGACGCGCGCCGGGTCGATCGGCACAAGACGCTGGACGATTCCGCGTGAACGCACGATCAGCGCCATGCCGTCGCCTTCGGTCAGGGCCCGACGCTGCGTGATCTGGCGGAAGTTGAACGCCGTCTGCCAATCGTTCGGCTGACGGTGGAGCATCCGCGCCAACGGATGCTCCGTGACCTTCTCCTTGGTGTCCGCATCGATCATGTGCAGTGGCAACATGCCGATGGCGGAGCTGATCAGCGTGACGCTCCGCATCACCGCCGTGTTCCGCATCGCATCGCGCACGCTCACCGCGATGCCGTCGGCGCCACCGGTACGAATGAACTCCATCAGCCTCGGGTCATTCAGCCCGTAGAACTCCGCCGCCTGCGCGGCGACGTAGACCACGCGATCCGTTGGCGCCGCCGCCTCCGGCTTTGGCGGAACTCCGCGAAGGCGGGACAGGAACCCCATGTCAGACGACCAGAAGCCCGCGCTCGCGATAGACCGAAAGGCCCTTCGCGACCGGGTTCAGGAACATGAGCATTGCCGCGTCGAACATCGCCATGAGCGGGTCGATCTTGCTTGCGCCGGCTGTCTGCTTTTTCACGAGCCAGTTGCTCCCTACCAGTTCCATTTTCGCATTCCCCGCCGCCCAGGCCATGATCGGCTGGCCGCAATGTCGGAACTCCTGCACCTTCAGCTTGTTCGGGATCTGCAGGACCGCCCTCTGCATGCGGTAGCCCTGCGATACACCCGTCACACGCTTGGCCAAATCCGCGTCTTCCTCGATCTCTTCGAGGCCCGTCGCCGGACCCGAACTGTCGTATCCGATGCCGTGTTCCTCTGGCAGAAGTCCTGCATCGAAGATCCTCCGGCAGATCGCCCGCATGTCCTGCCCGATCTCGGATTCGCTGTTGCGAACGATGAGGTCGCCGGACCGCTTGAAATCCTCCAGCGCCGGCGCGATCGACTTCCGCCGCTCGAAGACCTCCGGCTGCGCCCACGATTGCTGCCAGAACAGCCAGTCCCCGTTTTCCCTGTGCCGCCCCATGACACCAAGCGAGGCGATATCATCCATCCCGCCGCCATCGACGCCGATCGTGCAGACGTCGACGAGACCGAGCAGGACATCGAACGTCAGGTCTGGCATCTTTGCGGCTTCCCAATAGGCAGCACCCGACCACACATCGGCATGGAGCCCGACGCCCATCTCGACGTTCAGGTGTTGCGATGCGAACAGCGAAAGCGCTTCCTGACCGCCAACCTCGGCCTCCGCGAACTTCTCGCGAAGGTAGTCGATCGATACCGACCGCTCGATGTTGGGGTTCACCAGCCTCCACGTCTCTTCGTCGCGCCACGCCCCAGACGCCTGCATATCCTGTGGCAGCTCGTACAGCACCGGCAGGATCGGCAGGTTCAGCTTACCGTCCCGAACGCCGCGGGCGAGGGACAGTCGGCGCTTGAACTCTCCGTGCGGCGGAACCTTGGACTGTGTCGTGATCTCCAGAAGGAACCCTTCCGGACGGGCCGCAAGTCCGCCCTCCAGTTCCAGGTAGACACCCGGCGCTTTCGCCTTGTGTCCTAGAACGTGGGTCTCGTCGACCAGCACATAGGCCGCCTTCGAACCGGTCACTACATCGCCATCCGCCGACAGGATGCGGATCGTCGCACCCGTGTTCATGTGGATGATCGTCTTCGAATGCGACTTCACATCGAAGATGCCGCCGCTGTCCTTGTCGAGCCGCGGGTCGAGCTTGATGATGCCGGCCGCCTGGCTGAAGGCGATCTCGGCGATCTTCTGTGTCTCGGCGATCAGGATCGCCTCGGCGTTCGGCCTCTCGTTCAGGATCGCGGCTGTCACGATGATGGCCGCGCTGATCGACGACTTTCCGTTCTTCTTCGGGATCATCACGAAGAACTGCCGGATCATTCGGCGGCGCGTATCAGGGTCATAGGCTCCGAACACCGCCCGGACCAGATCGAAGATCCACTCCTCGCAGACTTCTCCGAGCGTCGGCGTTCCGATCATGTCAGGCACGCGAAGGCTCTTGAAGACCCTCAGCGCCTTCTCGGCGACAGGTGCGAAGAGCGGCAAATCCGGGACGAGGGAACGGCCTTCCCTGATCCGCTCCTTCCAGTCAGGGCAAGCGGTCGACCAGGGATTGTGATCGAGCGGCATGTCAGTGCCAGAGACCAGGCGTCAGGTCTGGATCGGCATCCGCTTGCTCAGCTGCGGCTCGTCGCGCGGCCTCCTTCTTCCCGACCGGTTCATCACGCTGCGAAGGTTCACTCCGCAACCTCTGCTCTGCGAGATGACGATCCCGTTTTTCGACGACCTTGCCGAGTTCCTTCAGCGCTCCGACATTTCCGGCGTTGGCCTCATCCGCCAGAACCTTCGCCCGCCAAAGCTCGAACCTGGTGCGCTGCATGTCGCGGCGCTTCAGCTCCGAAAAATAATACTTCTTCAGCGTCGGAAGGCTGATACCCATGCCGGACGCAATCTCAGGATCGCTGTAGCCCATCGCCAGACCAAGAATGACCTTGTCGGCATTCGATTTGGTCCAGCAATGCGCCGGCCGACCACGGCGTCCGCTAGGAAGCGTGACGAGGTCGCCGAACAGATCGGTTGCCAAATTCTCAGCCATCCAAGAAAAAAATCTCCGCGTGGCGGGGGCGCGGGTCTAGGGCCCGGCGCCCTCCAGACTTTCGACCCGCCCCCCCTACCAGATGCCGGCACGCTCCTCGGCTTGCTTGGCGCCGTCATGGCAGGTCTTGCACAGGCACTGCAGGTTCCGCTCGTCCCAGAACAACGCTTCGCTGCCGCGATGGGGTCGCCGGTGATCCGCGACGAGCTGCGATGTGTCCGCCTCGATGCATCCACACTTGGCGCAGGTGAATAGATCGCGCTTCAGAATTGACCAGCGCAGCCTCTGCCACTTGGCGGTCGAGTACCACTTGCGCCACGGCTGCATCTCGCGACGTTGGCGGCTACGCTCGGCCTCCGTCGATGGCTGCGGCTGTCCGATGCGAGGAGGCAGGGACGGCATGTGCGTTGGTAGCCGCTTCAGCCGCCCCATCACTGCCCCTCGATCAACCGGATTGCACCAAACAGAAACGCCCGCTGCTGGACGGTGATCCAGGCGGGCGTGACTGTGGATGATGGCAAGTGTTGTGCCCGAAGCGGACTTACGTGTCAAGCCAGATTTTGTGTCCGACGCAGATCGTAGCCCCGCATGCGGTCCAGAGCGGCGGCGAGAGCCCGGCGAAGAGCCTCGCGTGTATCCCCCTTCGCAGCCCATCCGTGATGCCGCAGCACGTCGCTCAGGCTACGGTCACCGAGGCACACCATGTCCACCAACGTCCGGTCTAGGATGACGCCGCGCGCTGTCGTTCCGCGCTTCGACGGGCGGAGCCGTCGCACCTCCAACGCGGCACCAGCACCAATGCGGGCAATCAACGCCTTGAGCCGAATGCCCTCTGCCACATAGGCGTCGATGAACTCGCCACCGGAAGCGCTTCCGGTATGCAGCGCCTCGAGGGACGCGCACTTGTAGCCGGCCGACCCGTGACGTTCCGTCAGGTCCCGGTAATCACGGGCCACCTGCTCCTGCCCCGGCGAGAATGGCGGAATGAAGCCCGCCGCCGTTCCCGTGTCGCGTTCATGCCGGAGCCGGGCGTCATTGCGCATCGCATCGAATACGTCCGCCCGCTTGATCGCCGATCGGTGCAGGACCTCTCCCGGACCGCGATATCCGGCGGGTCTGGCCGTTCCCGCCGAGCCCGGCACGATCTCGACAGGGCGGAACACACCGAAAGCGCCGCGCGCCGGGGCTGGCCCGATGTCCGGCCCGCAGGCCGACGGAACAGCGGCAGACGCCTTGATCGTGGCAAGACGTGCCGCCTCCGGCATCCTGGCGAAGGTTTCAGCGGAAATCCCGCGCGGCGACAGGTCGACCATGTCGCGGCCGAAGACACCCACAAGCTTGCGACCTCCGGTCATTCCACCGTCTCCTTGCCCCGCAGCGTGCGTTCGCGTTCAACCAGCGCCTGGCAATCGGCCATCCGGCGGCGATAGGCGCGTTCCCAGTCGAGATCGTCGGTCGCGACGGAGAGGCCGGCCGCCTTGCGCTCGGCGATGATGGAGAGGCGCCGGGCATTCTGCGCCGCCTCTTCGAGGACCAGTGCCCGCGCCTGCGGCGTGTATGGCGGCACCTTGCGCCGGGCGATCCATCCGTAGGTCTCGACCAGCGTACCCTCCGCGATGGCGCGCGGCCCCTCGACCGATCCGAACCATGACCGGAGCGCCGGCAGCTCGTCGAGCGGGCGCGGCTGGATCACCTCGGCGAACCCGATGAAGGTCGCGTGATCGGGCCAGAAGTTGCGGTCACTGCCCTGCCCCTTGCTGCGCAGCATCTCCTCCAGCGCCTTCAGCGAGGCGTCGGCGAGATAGCCGAGATCGTCGGCGATCCGGTCGAGCCGCCGCTGCGCCTCCTCGGGCTCGACCTTCTTCGGAAACCGGAAGCCGAGCGGATCGAGCAGGATGCGCCTGATCCTTCCCCGGTTCGTCTCAGCGTGGGCCATGTCCTGCATCACTGCCACCTCTTCTTTTCTCAGCCTGCCGCCCGTTGGACAGGTCGCCTCGTTGCCGCTCTCACCACCTCAAGAAGGGTCCTGTATTGTAAGGTGATGTTCTTTCCTGTCTTGTAGGGCTCTCTCACCGCAACCCCATGAAATATCGCTGAGATTTCACTGTGAATTGGTGAGATATCTCAGCGGTCTCTCTGCAATCTCTCAGCTGTCTCTCAGGCCTCCGAACCGTCCCGGCGCATGGGCACGACGGAGGGCACGCCGGCCGCCGCGAGCGCCGAGGCCACGTTCTCCTGACTGACCGCCATGCCGCCCCGGATGAGCCAGTTGGCGACCTGCGTGATCAGCATGTCGTCGCCGACGAGCCGTGCGGGGCGCTTCATCGCCTCCATCTGTTTCTTGACCTTCCACTTCACCTGGCTGAGCTTTGCCGCCTCGCGGCCCATCTGGCGGCCGTGCTTGCGGTTCCAGGCGAAGAGGGCGAAGTCCGCGACGGTGCGGTGCCCGAGCCGCCTGTCCCGGCGGCCGTCGTCGCCGTCGACATGGCACGGTGACCAGCCGTAAAGCGCGGCTTCCCTGACCTCGCGCCACGCGGCAAGGTCGGCCCCGAAGCCGGCGAGCCGGGCGAGCGCCACATCATTGTCCGGCAGCGTGCCGCCCGGATCCTGCTTGACCGCCTCGCACCAGAGGAGGAAGGCTGTGAAGCCGGCCGCGCGCCCCGCCGATCCGGCCGCGCAGGCCTCCGCTACGAAGTCCGACCCGAGCAGCCGGTGAAAATAGAGCGGGAACCAGTCCTGATCCGCGATCGTCTGCCCCCATTGGAGCGGGTAGACCCAGAAGTCCTCGTCAACATGCATGCCCTGCCCCCGTTCCGCGCGGTGATCCGCGTCTGATGTTTGGTGATCCATCATCCAGCGCCCCTCGGCATCTGCACGTCGCCGTCCCAGGCATCGAGGCGGAGCGTGCCGGCATCGGGCCGGCTGAACATGTAGTGAAGCCGGCGCCCGGTCATGACGCCCTCAGCTGGTGCCAGCGCTGCAGGATGGCCGCGTGCGGCCTGCCGATCACCGCCACCAGCTCCGCGATGTCGCCGTAGCGGCCGCCTGTCCGGAACACGACCGCATCGCGCTCCGGCGTCCAGAACGGGTGCGCGGGCATCGAGGGCGGCGGCTTCTCACCCGATCCGGCACCCTCGGCTGCCTTCGGCTTCGAATACTTGCCGCAGCGCGGCTTCAACCCGAGGTCGCGCCGCATGTTGCGGACATCACCCCGGGTGCAGCCGAAGATCTCGGCGATATCGGCCTCGGGATATCCTTTCTCCCAGAACCGGACGAACTTTTCCCGCTCCGCCGCCGTCATGCCGCCACCTTCGACGCATGGAGCCGCATGGCGGCGCCGAGGATCCGCTCCCAGGCGCATTTGCGGCCGTTCTTCATGGAG
It encodes the following:
- a CDS encoding terminase large subunit; the protein is MPLDHNPWSTACPDWKERIREGRSLVPDLPLFAPVAEKALRVFKSLRVPDMIGTPTLGEVCEEWIFDLVRAVFGAYDPDTRRRMIRQFFVMIPKKNGKSSISAAIIVTAAILNERPNAEAILIAETQKIAEIAFSQAAGIIKLDPRLDKDSGGIFDVKSHSKTIIHMNTGATIRILSADGDVVTGSKAAYVLVDETHVLGHKAKAPGVYLELEGGLAARPEGFLLEITTQSKVPPHGEFKRRLSLARGVRDGKLNLPILPVLYELPQDMQASGAWRDEETWRLVNPNIERSVSIDYLREKFAEAEVGGQEALSLFASQHLNVEMGVGLHADVWSGAAYWEAAKMPDLTFDVLLGLVDVCTIGVDGGGMDDIASLGVMGRHRENGDWLFWQQSWAQPEVFERRKSIAPALEDFKRSGDLIVRNSESEIGQDMRAICRRIFDAGLLPEEHGIGYDSSGPATGLEEIEEDADLAKRVTGVSQGYRMQRAVLQIPNKLKVQEFRHCGQPIMAWAAGNAKMELVGSNWLVKKQTAGASKIDPLMAMFDAAMLMFLNPVAKGLSVYRERGLLVV
- a CDS encoding HNH endonuclease, translated to MGRLKRLPTHMPSLPPRIGQPQPSTEAERSRQRREMQPWRKWYSTAKWQRLRWSILKRDLFTCAKCGCIEADTSQLVADHRRPHRGSEALFWDERNLQCLCKTCHDGAKQAEERAGIW
- a CDS encoding DUF1376 domain-containing protein, whose product is MMDHQTSDADHRAERGQGMHVDEDFWVYPLQWGQTIADQDWFPLYFHRLLGSDFVAEACAAGSAGRAAGFTAFLLWCEAVKQDPGGTLPDNDVALARLAGFGADLAAWREVREAALYGWSPCHVDGDDGRRDRRLGHRTVADFALFAWNRKHGRQMGREAAKLSQVKWKVKKQMEAMKRPARLVGDDMLITQVANWLIRGGMAVSQENVASALAAAGVPSVVPMRRDGSEA